The Gossypium hirsutum isolate 1008001.06 chromosome D02, Gossypium_hirsutum_v2.1, whole genome shotgun sequence region gttttgtatgtttgcatGGAAAAGTTTTCAGATTTCAGGTGGACGACGAGCCTAGCTTACCCTCCACTCTTCAATTGAAATTTGGGCTTTCTCGCATATTATTATGGAACTTCGACCCCGAAATTCAAGCTTTAAAATCTTTTTGTCTTgtattcaaatataaattattggTTTAAATTCTTCTATTACTCCTTGTGCTTTgcaaaaattatagttttagtctctatactttttgaATTAGTCAATTTTAGTGCTTGTGCTTTTTAAGTTTTGAAACTTCAGACCCAATCAGTAGCTgttaaatttgtttgtttaaaTTCAATCATTAGTCTTGTATTATATATACAGTTGTAGATTTAAtccataatttttaatttttagttaaatcatTCTAAGCTGACATggcattacacatataataatattttgggtgcatcagattttgaaaataacaaaatttaacttaatgaatttaacaattatcatgtgatgaaaactaaaattttaaaaattgagaagTACCGAgactaaaaataaccaaattaaaatacaaatactAAATCCACCTAACATAATTTAACCGAAGCTATTTCCTATATTTTCatctataaaattaaataattacagtAAGTATCTTCAGGTAGAGTttgagaatttaaaattttaaaataaatttaaaaaatggttgaattcaagaaattcatatttttatgcCAAAAAGATTATTCACAATGcaatctaaatttaaattctGAGGTTGAGGTTGCCAAATATAACATaagaattgataaattaatatgaTAAGTGGTTATAATCTAATTTCCaatttattaaatacaattttaaaCATAAGTTCTTAATTCTGGCAtcataaaatagtaattttaataatttaaaatggaGTAATTAAGTTGGAAATAAATGTTTTGTTTAAACaaaccaattaaaaaaaattacgatTTAATAAAGTTagataagaaaattaaaaattgactataaaatatgttaatcaaAACTAATATTGTTCATACAATCAATGCTAGGAATTATTAAAAACATTCCAATAAttctgtttaaataatttatggtTTAATGGTGTAaaaatcctttaatttttttaagaaaagcaattaagccccttttttttcactcaattggatacttgaattttaaaaatgcttcaaaaaagctctcaaactttttcaaaaaaaaaaacgatTAAGCCTTTGctttttttttacactcaattaggtacttgaactgtcaaaatgcataaaaaaatgtcctcaaagtttttcaaaaaagcaattaagctccTGCTTtgtttttttgcactcaattgctaaaatgcatcaaaaatgcCCTTTGATCATTAAAGCTAATCGCCCCTAATTTTTTCCAGTTAAAGCCATCACATGTCACAACCACAGCTGACATGtggcaaaaatgataaaaaataaaaatcaataaaatttgtaaaaattattaaattttaattaaaattagaaaaaaattataaaaatagtaaaaaattattaaattttataaaaatcataaaatatatagaaatgtataaaaatatagaaaagaatatataaaattttataaagtcgtaagaaaatgataaaaaaatgtaaaaaaatataaaatacgtaaaaaaattataaaaattatcataccaaaagaagattataaaattttcataacttttattgatttttattttttatcattttttgccacATGTTACGCTGCGTTGCGACACGTAATGGCTTTAActgagaaaagaattggggattGTTAACTTTAACAATCAAtggttaaagttaatggttaaaggtctttttgatgcattctataattttttatgattttcatgaaattttacaattttttatatatttttacaatttatatatattctaattttaattttttttatatttttaataagtttaataatttttataacttttattgattattatttttttataatttttgtcacACGTGACATAGAGGTCATGACATGGGGtgactttaattaaaaaaaataaggataGTTAATTTTAACAGCAAATTATTAAAGTTTACGATCAAATGACATTTTAACAATTGAGTATAAAAAAAGTAAgggtttaattgcttttttttttgaaaaaatttgaaattttttttgctacattttaacagttcaaaaatttaaatacctAATTGAGTGAAGAAAATGTGgacacttaattattttttttgaaaaagtttgagagaattttattttatatattttaaaagtttaaatatccaaatacttcaattttattttatttttttaaagtttgagctTTTTGCACCCGTCATAATTTATTCCTCCAGCACATTtcgaaaatagaaaagaatatcAACGGTACTTCACAATATCACACGCGCGCGTCGAACGCAAACTCAGCTCATTTCCGCTTCCTTTGAGTTCCCGCCACAAACGCGCGAGTTCCTAAAACCCCCAATTTTTCATCAGCAAGCCCTAAAATCATCCCCCGCATTCCTAATACAGACCTGGAATTCCTCGACCTTATCGTCATTTTCCCTGTTGCAGATAGCTCTTCAATCTTCAGGCGAGTTCCACTTtcaaatttgtttcttttttagttttGGGTAGGATTGGCGAAATGGGAGTTTCTAGTTTCATGCGCTGATGTTAAACTAGTTACTTCTAAACTTAGTGTTTTTGCTTAATAGTGAATAGTTTTCTCAGACACTGAAAATTCAAGCCTCGTTTTGAATTTATGTTAGTTACTATCTAATGTAGCTGGAGAGGCTTGACCCATTTGCACTGTCCAGGAATGTGGACACTTGTGGGCGATTGGCACTCAAGTTCCTAAAATTTATCTGAGGGATAATTAGAAGAGCTCGCCTATCCAAATATCATGTTATTGGAGTAGAGATCTGAGATTCTTTCATGAACGTAATGAAAGTTAAGAGTGAAACTGAAGATTTTGACTGCAACAGTGATGATTTTGGCTTAGACAATGTGGTGTTGAAATGGATTAAGGATAGATGCGAAACAAAGAAAAGGAAACGCTTCAACTTTGTTGGTTTAAATAAAGAAACGCTGGAAACCTGCTCTTCTGTGAAACTCGAGTCTCCAAACTTTCAGCACAATGGTGACATACACGATGAACTTGAAGATCCTCTTATCGGTTGGAAATCTGAACTTTTCAAGAATATCAAGAGTAGCGATGAAGATTTGCTTGAACTAAATCGGGATTGGCCTGCGCCTATTGATGTTAAAGTTGAGGTTCCTGAAAGTGAAACCGCTAATGTAAATATTTTGAAGACTGACGTGCCTTATCCTACAATGGAACCCCACTACTGTTCTCTTAATGAAGTGTCCTATGAATACACGGAAGATTCTGAGACCAGGCTTGACGTGGGGCTTTCTGGTTGTGAAACAAAGGAACCTCAGTATTGTTCTCTTAATGAAGTGTCCTATGAATACACGGAAGATTCTGAGACCAGGCTTGACATGGGGCTTTCTGGTTGTGAAACAAAGGAACCTCAGTATTGTTCTCTTAATGAAGTGTCCTATGAATACATGGAAGATTCTGAGACCAGGCTTGACGTGGGGCTTTCTGGCGCTGAAACAAAGGAACCTCAGTATTGTTGTCTTAATGAAGTGTCCTATGAATATAGGGAAAATTTTGAGACCAAGTTTGATGTAGGGGTTTCTAGTTGGGAGATTGTTCAGGTACACAGTCCAGAAAATAATGCGTATTTTGGCTTGTCTGGATATAGGGAAGAAGATTATACCATCCATCCTCTTTCCTATGATGTCTCCTCGGAACAGATGTCTCCAATAAAGGATTATAGCTGTGATGTTTGTGATAGCTGCCAAAATGAGTCTCCCAAGCCAGAGATGCCATGGCAGACAAGCAGGGACAGTTTAATTCTAATTCTTGAGACAAATATTGCTTCTGATACAGAAACGGGGGTCTCATTGTCCCCCGTAAAATGCAGTGTTTCAAATGGGGTGTCTTATGAATCTACTGAAGATGTTGCTCCTAAATCTGGCGCTAGGTTTTTTAGTTGTGAGACTGTAAAGGTAGATAGTCCGGAAATGATCAGCTATCTATGTGCAGACTTGCAAGAATTTGGGAAAGACAGTTATACTGTAGATCCGCTAACCTATGCTGTTCCCTCTGAATTAGTATCTCCTACCAAGGATCATTGTACTGATTTGCATGATAGCTTTAATTCTTCAGAGCACAAGATGTCTTCACAGACCAGCAATCGTGGCCGAGCTGAAATGCCTGAGATGGACACTGATAATTGCTTCCAATGCTTGGAAACTAACAATGAAGATAGTGCGTGCTCCTTTGAGAGCAGAAGTACACATTACTGGTCTTCTAATATTAGAAATATTGTGGTCAGTCCTTCCACTGACAATGGCTTGTATTGGAGTTCATCATGCTTGAAACATGAGAAACATTCAGGCCTTGTTTCTGCTGATTCTTCTTCATCAAAGAAGCAACCCCAGTCACCAGCGCTTATAGCTCGTAATTACTTTGATGCTTCTGGTAAGCCTTTAGCATCACCAGCACCTCAGGATTATCATCAAATGAAGCATCAGCATAGTGCTGAAAGGGTTCTCTCAGGCAGAAAGGTCTCTCAAAATAAGTTGCATGTTGTTTAAGTGACACTAGTTTTGTTCTATTGAAGTGTTTTCTAACTAATGCTTTGACTTTCAGGCCATTTCTCCAACTTCTCGAGAGAGACTTTGTCGGGCTATGAGATTAACTGGGTTGGATGAAAACGAGTGTCATCGTAAGTTAAAACAGTTATTACACTTGGATGTTAACTTACTTTTATGCACTGCCTTTTAAATTGGTTTTTATGATATTGAAACTTTCTTATTACTATTATTTGATTGCTTCATCAAAATATATTGAACATGTAAGTGGTAGCCTGGTAGAATTCCAGGAGAATCATATGttatttgagtaaaaattgagCTGGGAAAAAGTATTATCAGAATGAAATTGGTCTAATAAAACTGAAATTTCTATGTCTCTTCCATGGTTTATGCAATCAACTTGCAAGTGTTTGGAGCAAAAAAGTTATTGTGGCTAATAGACAGAATGATATTTTCTTGATATTATGTCCAATTAGTTCTTTCCATATAATGCATGTTCATTCTCGAACAGCTAACATCTCTTtggtttaaaattataaaagcatCTGAAAGTGCTAGAAAGTTTCTAGTTGAAGCTTTTCATGATTTGCAACGTGACCTTAGCTAAAGTAAGTATTTTGCGTTAAAATGCTGTAGATATATTATGGATCACCAATCTTGTTTACGGAGACATGTCAGTTTTTTCCTTGTGCATTCCAATCTACTTGATACTCATTGGGTTGTTATACTATCAGAATATAGAGGAAAGCAGAGCCATCATAGGACTTTAAGAGCTCAAGGGCTTGACCATATCTGGAAGGATGGAGTAGCTATCAAGCCAACTTCAACCATGAGAAAAGCAAAACAAGATAAGAAAGAGTCCCCAATGAAGGGCAGTCTAAAGGGTACTTATCCTCCCCAGTGTCGTTCACAAAGCGTGATAGCATTTACACAGCGACAAATGCAGGATTTCCAATCTTTAGCTATGAAACTCACGACAGAGTTGAAGTCAATGAAAAACCTTGTTAAGGGAAAGTTTCAGTCGGAGGCCTCTGTAGCTACATCTGCAAATGAAAATGCTGATGAAGTAAGTTATTTTACAACATCCTTGGTTATCACTGAACTAGTTTTAACACATAAATTTGTCACGGTTCTCTTTTTAGAGGCTTCTTTCATTTTGAAGTTCATACAtataatgtatatgtatatttagaTGGATGGAGTTTATACATCTAATACACTTTACTACCATGGCAGGTCAGGGTAGCCATTGAAAACGCTACAAGAGCTGAAGAATATGCAAGAAGATGGCTTTCTATTTTGACAAGAGATTGCAACCGCTTTTGTAAAATCATGGTATGTTTAGTTTTCTTGATACTATTGAATTGAAAGCAGAACAAAactaaaaggaacagtcagtggATTGGGATTAGGAAATGGAGAGGAAGCAGGAAGAGAGTATGCTTACGAGTTTGCTGATTACTTTGATGGTTTCATTGCAGAGTTTGACGGAGGATAACACTGCTGCATCTGACCGTGTAatcaaaaaagaaaggaaggtTTCTTTTGCTGATGAAGCTGGTGGCATGCCAATGTATTTTAAGAATGACAGGCACAGCCCTTGGAATTAGCTCACATTTTTTGAGAGGTTTAAAAACGTAGATTACCGGTTGAGTAGGCTCAATCATCTTTTGCTTGTATATTTACATCTTCAAATTAAATCACCATGGCCAGGTAAATTACTCACAGAACTTCCTCTTTTCCACAATCAAGATTCCTAGAAGCGCCATTGATTGAACTATAGATGAAGTGGTAAAAGAATTTTCTTCAAATCTTAAATGGACATCAATATCTACATAATCCCAGTTGAAATAATTGACCAAGTAAAGGAAATTCATACTCAATATCTGAATTTTTGGTAAATAAGATCATTTCGATCaattctttttatcaaccataagcacgaaaatgaaaaatataagtaTCCAATACATCAAAACTCGTCGTCAAAAATGTTGTTTCGAAAAACAACAAAAACTAAAGCAAATATATAATAATCAAACAGTTTTATTATCccttcatataataaaatatttgaccCTGGTAGTTGACCTGTAATCACGtcagcaattaattattttttaaaattaaaaaaaattaatttttatatttttttaataattttttaaaattttaaaaaattaattaattgatgacatgcattcacataataatctacgtcaacaaaattaaaaattaaaaagacgaacaaaattaaataaaaaattaaaataattttttttgtaaaaattaaaaatgtcaaataaatcattatgtctAATTCATGAATAGAAAGTTTTACCGGACCTAGAAGGTCCATGAACGTCGAAGGGTTTGAGGCCCGtcattaaaattgtgaaattttgagCTATTTGGTCCTGTTATCGAATATATAATTGGCCCTTTATTTGATCAAAGCCCTCGAAAGGCCCAAATTCATGGCGCCGCTCCCGCTAACTCAGACATTACGCACTTTCCCCACTAAAATAGAATGCCGCCAACTACTAAACCCTAATTCCTTTACTCCCTATTTAACCCACTCAACTCCTCTTCTCTTCCTCAGATTTCCGCCTCCAAAGCTTTCCTTATCATCTATCCCTGGTTTTCCGCTTCTCTTCTCCTTTCTATGCTAATACATTTTTAATTTGCTGCGCCTGTTCAATTGATTCTTTTGATCATCTCTAAATAGCTCCTGCAGATTTCCGTGTTATGTTATGCTTTTATTTTGGTTGCATCTGTTTACCCTCTCCTTTTGTAgcaaaaataggaaaaaatgCCAAAGGAGATATAACAGATGCAAACAATAAAAGGTTAGCTTACCAGCCCATTGCATTTCATTTCTTTGCCTTGGTGTCAAATGGACTTACCGACATATTTTTTCATTTCGCtgaaaaaaaattgttgattttTGCTATGTTTATAGATTCTACAACTAAAAGCTTTTTAATGATGGCAAAGGATGAATGTTTATCTTATCCTACACTCTGATGAACCGTGTAGATTCTAATTTTCGCTTATTGATATTCTGatgctttttttttgttttaatttatttttaaagtgaAGGCAAATGATGTGAAAGTTTCTTATCCTACACACTGAATTATGTATGTAGACTATTAAACTCCGCTTATTATCTGATGCCTTTGCTTTTTTGCCCTTTTTTGTTTACGAAGTCTTTGAAAAGTGAAGAGTTGTTTGAAATTTTCTATGATGAGAAGAAGCAGACGGGCGGTCTGAATCTGATGCCATGTTGTATGTCTGCAATTATCCACTTGTGGATTTTCTCTGAGCTTTTCATTATTTCAAACTTTCTCTGATTTCTAGCATATTTTTTTAGTTCATGGTTTGAaactgaaataaaatattaattttcaatgcAGTGATGAAGTTGCTTCAATTATGTCTGGACATATGAACTCAGCTTATGATTAGCTACGCATCTTCTGAGCATTACTGTATATTTGTCAATAAACTGTATATTCAAATGTATGAAATATTGAGAGTATACCCACCTGTATCAAgaaattcatacaatattattaTCCACGGGTTTGAAAGGAGAACGGCAGTTTGGGCAGATGTTTCTCCTTAGAAACCAAAGATCAATACATTGTGTATGGAATATGTGACTACAAACAGGCAAAATCCTTCATCGTTCCCCGACCTGAAAACCATCCAGGCAGACGCCGCTCATCATTGTCGTTGCTGAAGCTTAATTTTCTTGAGAATAATAGAACCTAGAGAGTTGCTCTATCTCTTCCATCGACAAACCTGATTCATTGTCTTCTTTGCTGCTTTCTTTGTCATTGGAGAGTAGGTAAAATATTACTAGATAAATCATAACAAGGATCGTAATTCCCAGAAAGGGAGATGGGAGAGAAGGAAATGAATAAGTTTTGGAGAGGATTTAAAGCCTGAAATTGGCATGTAAAACGCTGATTGGGTTTTTATGCCTTAAGCTAAGTTTGACTTGAAATTGAATAAGAATAATCACGTTCCTTTGCCTTGAGATTTACTTAAGAGAGAAGCTTATGTAGTCTCTTCTATGGATTCTAAGGAACAAGCCAGTAGGTAAACAGCTTTGCCAGTCCTTTCAAAATATTGAAGCAATTCCAATATCGTAAGTGGCATATCTAAAATAACAAGTGGACATATGACATTTGACTTAGAATTAAAAATGCTCTCGTAATGCAGTTCTAGTGTAATATGGAAGAAAAGAAAGCGAGGAAGAAGAAGAGCTCTATTGGAACACTAAGAAGTTGAAGGACATGGGGACCAACCGAGCAGAAGGCTTGTCTCTTATAAGGATTTGTTTCTACGTCTAGGATAATGTAGCAGCAGACTGAACAGTTTGCTTGAGAAAGAGATAAAACAAATGGACATGGATTTGATAGATGATGAATCTGAGACTGAAAATTAAGCTGAGGGTGAAATCAAGATTTGCCACTCTCTCTAAAGATGAGAAGGAAACTATCGAAGGGAGATGGTGAAACACTCTCATTGATAAGGTTTTCGACAACCGGAAAGGCGAGATGAAGCTTATTGATTTAGGGCATGATTTTTTCCTTGCGAAATTTGAAAATAGAGGGGACCATGATCAAGATATAGAAGTTGGATAGAATCATCTAAAAATGTAATGCTAATGGGAATTTCTTCGTTAATTCACCTTATAATCTTGTACAGAAGTCCGGTTCAAAAGAGAATTCTACTTGAAATCCACAAAGTAGTGTTTGGGTTAATTTTTGGAAGCTTAAATTCCCGTATAAGCTTATTATGTCTTCCTATGGGAAGTGTGCCATAAGAGGATCTCGGTCAAAGAGATCCTTAGATGTGACAATGATGGAGAAACTGAGAACCATTGCCAGAGCCATCTCGTTTTGGAGGACCATTGTCATTGAGAATTCATGCTTTTAGTTATGATTTGATCTCGAATTGAATCTTTTAATGGTTGCAAAGAGATAATTTAAAATGTGAAGAGGCAATAAGCTTTTACgcattatttatttgtattttgtgAATACTAgggtaatttaccaaaaaaagtcgttttttttcaaaatttatcgaaatgggccgatttttttattatttaccggaatggtctaTTTTTCGAGaaatcgcgtccatgtcagcgcgatgtcagggtacgtgtcaggacatcgcgtccacgtcagcgcgatgtcctGACACGTAGCGCGTTCTGGGGGACGCGATTTTGACGTTTTTTCACGTttggtttttttggcttttaggatttagggtttaggcattttagggtttttaggtcacggaataaattatttcgagttgacgtttctgagcaaatagtataaaatcgcttctactaggatgctatttgagaagaaattgtgaaatcgtgctctcgtggacgcgattttgctacagtaggtcatgtaagaaataattttttttgacgtttttgagcaaatagtataaaatcgcttctaccaggatgctatttgaaaagaaattgtgaaatcgtgccctcgtggacgcgattttgctacagttggttatgtaagaaataattttttttgacgtttctgagcaaataatataaaatcgctTATACCAGGAtgttatttgagaagaaattgtgaaatcgcgccctcatggacgcgattttgctacagtagcaagtttgggctgagtctataaattaggcagaaaatgttcttagaatgcataagtcatagcagaaacaatttagagaggctaagaaagttagagtttcaaaatgagtgaacgtattagtgctattatttactacgatggtgaggtttgccacatcgagaatggtgttgtttttttgtcagagaatacggtgcgactgtcatttaaccagaacatagatttgacagaacttcgtaaaagaatcaggcgtaaaatcttcggaacgacgccaatgaaagttctgtcaatcacgtatcgattttgttcttgtgttgatccggtgacatatgactcgttcgacataaaatgtgctcgtagcttggaggcaatggtgcagactcatcttgctagtggagcatcttatattgagttatatgtacaatttacgtcgccaactgatgtactttcgtccggtgttcgagatgtatacacgacccctggccggCATTCGattagcgggttacaaaatacggaacaacccatgttcggtagcggtgtcgaatgcacatcccctgcaagacactctgtcagtggatgggacatgtacgtcggtggctcgacgtttgatgctggaaatatgTACTAGGGAActgcatcaagttctagtggatggcaatctacatccaattggggacgttattaaatgcccagaagaagggatgacgtactacctacgacgtcaaccggtgaagggacgtcgtacgctgcagatgattgtgggttagaagatgactccaaTGTGCatccacctcgagagcctggGCCGGATGGTGTAGAAGTgagattattttctgaaccggagcctattccaacagaaggtgaagatgctgaaaggagttcaaatgatgaagaaaatccacgattcagagcatactcacctccagcccacatgcataatgtcgatctgtccgcagatgatgcgttagagtttccagatctaccacaccggttacgcgatcgtacaagttcggaggtagatttcggtgaacttgaagttggtaatcagtttaccaacaatgatagttttattggtgctttgaaacagcatagcatcaaaaacggcgttaattaccacgtcgttaaatcaaaatctaataagtttgaggcgaagtgtgcggtgcaagacgacaatgttcatggaaaatcgtcgcctcgttaaggaaaaggacaaggttgtgggagataaaaaagtacaaaggtccacatagatgtgctgcaggtacagtatttaatgtatctgaataataattttattttgcaatgttgcattatttaatgtacaccctctgtaggtgtttcacaagatcatcccaaaatggattcagctatattagctagcttgatactgcccacgataaaagcagatcctaggactttagtgccggtgataattgccaatatccgtagccaaatggggtacacgccctcttatcgcaaggcttggatagctaagcaaaaggcattgGAGAAGATGTATAatgggtgggacgcctcatataatgaaatatggcagtggtgtcaggtgctagagagatacgtcccatgtgccatcacagaccttgaaacggaacatgcgtactacaacggccgattgctacgtggatgctaagtgttcaaacgcctattttggacctttaagcaatgccaagacgcatttccatactgcaagccgttggtacaaattgacggtaccttcatgttcagtaggtatactcatcggctattggttgcagtggcacaggacggcggtgggagaattcttccaattgcatttgtaataacaccgggggagtcgtctgatgactgggatttctttctctctaggttaaggaggcatgtgttcccccaacctgatatctgtgttatttcagatcagggcaccggtatactagctgcatttgatcgagagggaaacttgtggcagcgcacacaccatagatattgcctaagacacgttgcttcgaactactacaggcaatatccatttaagagcgaacgacgacaattgaccaacatgggtatttagtctataaCTGTATTTAGTCTATAACTGTATTATTATCTCGTTGGGGACggtgattgcatggccgctgatgatgagcCGGGTGACTGTCtaggcctcgttgaggggctgccttcgtagtcttgtcgtcttggatttagaggcccaCGTCTTTCCCTTCCGACACGtatttgccgctgcctctcctctggcgtaagtaaatacggcttgccatggatcctaaaccatggcatgtattNNNNNNNNNNNNNNNNNNNNNNNNNNNNNNNNNNNNNNNNNNNNNNNNNNNNNNNNNNNNNNNNNNNNNNNNNNNNNNNNNNNNNNNNNNNNNNNNNNNNNNNNNNNNNNNNNNNNNNNNNNNNNNNNNNNNNNNNNNNNNNNNNNNNNNNNNNNNNNNNNNNNNNNNNNNNNNNNNNNNNNNNNNNNNNNNNNNNNNNNNNNNNNNNNNNNNNNNNNNNNNNNNNNNNNNNNNNNNNNNNNNNNNN contains the following coding sequences:
- the LOC107910185 gene encoding uncharacterized protein; protein product: MNVMKVKSETEDFDCNSDDFGLDNVVLKWIKDRCETKKRKRFNFVGLNKETLETCSSVKLESPNFQHNGDIHDELEDPLIGWKSELFKNIKSSDEDLLELNRDWPAPIDVKVEVPESETANVNILKTDVPYPTMEPHYCSLNEVSYEYTEDSETRLDVGLSGCETKEPQYCSLNEVSYEYTEDSETRLDMGLSGCETKEPQYCSLNEVSYEYMEDSETRLDVGLSGAETKEPQYCCLNEVSYEYRENFETKFDVGVSSWEIVQVHSPENNAYFGLSGYREEDYTIHPLSYDVSSEQMSPIKDYSCDVCDSCQNESPKPEMPWQTSRDSLILILETNIASDTETGVSLSPVKCSVSNGVSYESTEDVAPKSGARFFSCETVKVDSPEMISYLCADLQEFGKDSYTVDPLTYAVPSELVSPTKDHCTDLHDSFNSSEHKMSSQTSNRGRAEMPEMDTDNCFQCLETNNEDSACSFESRSTHYWSSNIRNIVVSPSTDNGLYWSSSCLKHEKHSGLVSADSSSSKKQPQSPALIARNYFDASGKPLASPAPQDYHQMKHQHSAERVLSGRKAISPTSRERLCRAMRLTGLDENECHQYRGKQSHHRTLRAQGLDHIWKDGVAIKPTSTMRKAKQDKKESPMKGSLKGTYPPQCRSQSVIAFTQRQMQDFQSLAMKLTTELKSMKNLVKGKFQSEASVATSANENADEVRVAIENATRAEEYARRWLSILTRDCNRFCKIMSLTEDNTAASDRVIKKERKVSFADEAGGMPMYFKNDRHSPWN